A region of Oncorhynchus masou masou isolate Uvic2021 chromosome 29, UVic_Omas_1.1, whole genome shotgun sequence DNA encodes the following proteins:
- the LOC135521145 gene encoding dual specificity protein phosphatase 19-like: MQSLAQEIKTFSKTNLRKQCTRVTTLSGRRIIETWKGSTIHVVEDKSQPETACGYVQDNSWDVQVGVIKPYLLLGSQDAAHDFGTLRKYKVSHILNVAYGVENAFPDLFIYKTLSILDVPDTDITSYFQECSKFIDQANAEKGVVLVHCNSGVSRSASVVIGYLMSTEGKPFNDAFTLVKSARPATCPNPGFLEQLKGFKPKGGIEANGVGYA, encoded by the exons ATGCAGTCTCTTGCCCAGGAAATCAAGACATTTTCGAAGACCAATTTGAGAAAGCAATGCACCCGCGTGACGACGTTGAGCGGCAGGAGGATTATTGAGACATGGAAAGGATCGACTATACATGTTGTAGAGGATAAAAGTCAGCCTGAGACAGCATGCGGCTATGTACAGGACAACAGCTGGGACGTACAAGTTGGAGTTATTAAACCTTATTTACTATTAG GCTCACAAGATGCTGCACATGACTTTGGCACTTTGAGAAAATATAAg GTGTCCCACATTTTGAATGTAGCCTACGGTGTTGAAAACGCATTTCCAGACCTGTTCATTTATAAAACACTGAGCATTCTGGATGTTCCTGATACTGACATAACATCCTACTTCCAAGAGTGCTCAAAATTCATAGACCAAGCAAATGCAGAG AAAGGAGTTGTGTTGGTTCACTGCAATTCTGGAGTCTCGAGGTCAGCCTCGGTCGTCATTGGGTACCTGATGTCCACAGAAGGAAAGCCTTTCAATGATGCGTTTACCTTGGTGAAATCGGCTCGGCCAGCCACGTGCCCAAACCCAGGGTTTCTTGAACAGTTGAAAGGTTTCAAACCGAAAGGGGGCATAGAAGCAAATGGTGTGGGCTATGCTTGA